The genomic DNA GGGAGCCTTCATCGCGCAGACCGGGATCACGATCGCCCAGTACCGGGACATGCTGCGCCGGTATCCGGAGCGCACCACGGATGCGGCGCCGGGAGGCTCGGATCCTGCGCGGACGGTTGCCCGGATCTGGCGCATTACGCTGGACGCCCTCCAGGGGCGGGATCCCCGGGCTGTGGACATCCTGCGGATCGCCGCGTGGTATGCACCGACGGGCATTCCACGCGCCCTGTTCGCAGCGCTTGCCGAGGATCCGATTGACCTTGCGCAGCTTTTCGGGCTGTTGGCCGACTACAACATGATCACGCTCGACCGGGCGGGGATCACAGTCCATCGGCTGGTCCAGATGGTCGCGCGTACCCCGTCGGGGTCTGGGGGAGACCCCCATCGCGATGCCGACCGCATCACGGCAGCGCATGACCGAGCGGCGGAGTTGATGCGCGGCGAGCTTCCTGGGGAACCCACCCGGAATGTCTCTGGTTGGCCTACTTGGAGGGCCCTGCTCCCACACGTCGAAGCGCTTCTTGACGCGGGAAAGCCGGAAGAGGATACAGCCGAGGTTGATTTGATTCTCACGCTGGCAGGGCAGTTCCTCGAAGGACAAGGCCAGTTGCGGCAGGCTACTGGCTACTTCGGCCGTTCTCTGACGGCTGCCATTCGGCTGTTCGGCGAAGATGACCCGAGCACACTGGTCTCGCGGGGCAATCTGGCTGGGGTGTATGAGGCGGCGGGGGATCTGGAGCGGGCGATCCCGTTGTACGAGCGGACGTTGCAGGGTCGTGTGCGGGTGTTGGGTGAGGATCACCCGGACACGCTGGCCTCGCGGCACCATTTGGCTGGCGCGTATGTGTCGGCGGGGGATCTGGAGCGGGCGATCCCGTTGCTCGTGCGGACGTTGGAGGATCGTGTGCGGGTGTTGGGTGAGGATCACCCGGACGCGATGGCTTCGCGGAACAATCTGGCTGGCGCGTATGCGTCGGCGGGGGATCTGGAGCGGGCGATCCCGTTGCTCGTGCGGACGTTGGAGGATCGTGTGCGGGTGTTGGGTGAGGATCACCCGAGCACGTTGGTCTCGCGGAACAATCTGGCTGGCGCGTATGTGTCGGTGAGGGATGTAAGGCGGGCGATCCCGTTGTACGAGCAGACGCTGGCCGGATGTCTCCGGGTGCTCGGAGAGGACCATCCGATGACAACGGACGTCCGCAGAAATCTGACTGCTGCGCGTGCCCAGGAACCTTGACCTACAGCCCCACCAACTACAGCAACGCCTGCAACCTCCCCGCCTCCACAAACGGCGCCGTAACCGTAGGCTCGCTGTACCACCGCAACGGCCACGTGTTCCCGTCCAGCGCCGGAATCCCGATGTACGTGACGGTACGAGCGCCCCGTCCCCCGAACTGCTGCACACCCAAAGGCCAGTTGTGCCGGCGCACCTCCCCAGGCGCCAGCAGGAAGTACATCCACCGGAACCCGGCGGCCTCGCAGACGACGGGCCCCGCGTCCCCGTCGGCGGCCTCGATGAGACGCGCGGCGACCCGTTCTCCCCGTACGCCTTCGATGCGTACGGCGTCGAAGTGGACGCCGGTGAGCCGGAGTTGGTGACCGGACGCGGGGATCCAGTCCGGCAGGTGAATTGAGTCGGTCATGGTCACACGGTGGCGTTTGCGAAGCTACGCTCGGTAGTGACTGAGGTGATACACGCCGGGGTGTATCGGTCGGAGGTGGGTGCTGTGTCAGGCCAGTCCAACGCCAAGTCCCTGCCGCCCGTGGCCTGGCGGTACAGCGGGAACCAGCTCAAGCGGTGGCGCACCAAGGCCAACGTGAGCCGGGAGGAGCTGGCCGCCGCCTCCAACTACGCGCCGGACACCATCAAGTCCATGGAGCAGGGCGTACGGATGCCGACGCCGCGCGTGCTCGACGTGGCCGATGGGTTGTGCCGGGCCGAGGGGTTGCTGAGCGCGGCGAAGGACTACCTGAACAAGGAGAAGTTCCCGTCGCGGGCACAGGACTTCATGGAGCGGGAGAAGGAAGCGATCAGTCACTGGTCGTACGAGACCACGGTCGTCCCGGGGCTGTTGCAGACGCCGGGGTACGCGCGCACGCTGATCGAGAACCGCTGTCCGCCTCTGGACGAGGAGACGGTGGAGGAGCGTATCGAGGGACGCATGGAGCGGCAGGCCATCCTCACGGAGCGGAAACCGCCGGTGGCCCTGAGCTTCGTCCTCTACGAGGCGGTGCTGCGCAGCCCCCAGGTGGACACCGAACAACTGCGCCGTCTGCTGGAGGTGTCCCGGCTGCGGAACGTCACCGTGCAGGTGCTCCCCTTCGAACGGGCCACCAGCGACGCGCTCATGGGGCCCATGGTGCTGCTGGAGACCCGCGACCACGAGCGGTTCGCCTATGCGGAGGGCCCGTTCGCGAGCGAACTGTCGGCCGATCCGGAGGTTGTCAGCCGGGTGACCGAGCGGCTTAGCATGATCCGCACGCAGGCTCTCAGTCCCGCTGAGTCGGCCCGTTTCGTCGAACGGATGGTGGATCAGCCATGAGTGACCAACTGAAGTGGTTCAAGTCGAGTTACAGCGACAACGAGGGCGGCAACTGCGTCGAGGTCGCCCTCCCCACACCGCAGTTGACCGTCCA from Streptomyces sp. NBC_01478 includes the following:
- a CDS encoding tetratricopeptide repeat protein; amino-acid sequence: MAEVRWPDTAPDLNREPQADAALVAITDPAWRVLAGGEPVRWGRIDRLAVGEERLGCVAVGFPRAEVRDGVRDTKEIRGHIETLTGLKSDGLITAYVDGVAVPSKPDVQSRWAGASGAALFARGRLIGVVTVDRQRDYDANQLTAVSAVSLAARPGFTVEVKAAGAELIPEDVTAGGAEHSRTAYDINVPRGVNNLPELPSSIFVGRAEVMAELERALAGDSQTITQTLHGLGGVGKTTLALHYAHHHVGAYRLIWWIRSDTPELIEAGFAALTLRLLGGGVAAGLTTAQAAEWAVGWLQTHPGWLLVFDNAEEPGDVHAWTGQLRTSGRHLITSRYKRGWVCDPISLSVLDEDASLSLLSRLGGTDDEDEARVLADDLGHLPLALEQTGAFIAQTGITIAQYRDMLRRYPERTTDAAPGGSDPARTVARIWRITLDALQGRDPRAVDILRIAAWYAPTGIPRALFAALAEDPIDLAQLFGLLADYNMITLDRAGITVHRLVQMVARTPSGSGGDPHRDADRITAAHDRAAELMRGELPGEPTRNVSGWPTWRALLPHVEALLDAGKPEEDTAEVDLILTLAGQFLEGQGQLRQATGYFGRSLTAAIRLFGEDDPSTLVSRGNLAGVYEAAGDLERAIPLYERTLQGRVRVLGEDHPDTLASRHHLAGAYVSAGDLERAIPLLVRTLEDRVRVLGEDHPDAMASRNNLAGAYASAGDLERAIPLLVRTLEDRVRVLGEDHPSTLVSRNNLAGAYVSVRDVRRAIPLYEQTLAGCLRVLGEDHPMTTDVRRNLTAARAQEP
- a CDS encoding helix-turn-helix domain-containing protein translates to MSGQSNAKSLPPVAWRYSGNQLKRWRTKANVSREELAAASNYAPDTIKSMEQGVRMPTPRVLDVADGLCRAEGLLSAAKDYLNKEKFPSRAQDFMEREKEAISHWSYETTVVPGLLQTPGYARTLIENRCPPLDEETVEERIEGRMERQAILTERKPPVALSFVLYEAVLRSPQVDTEQLRRLLEVSRLRNVTVQVLPFERATSDALMGPMVLLETRDHERFAYAEGPFASELSADPEVVSRVTERLSMIRTQALSPAESARFVERMVDQP